Below is a genomic region from Deltaproteobacteria bacterium.
CCACGGTAGCCATGGCCTTGGCAAATCAAAAAATTGTTTTAGACAAAATAAATTCGGTTAATCAAACGACTAATGATTTGATTGCAGGGACGGCCGTGAGACTTAAAACTCAAGGTGTTGAAATTCAAAAACAAGCCTCGAGTGCCAGCCTTAATATGGATACCTTGAAAGTTGCTTTTCAGGATTTGAAAATAGCAATGGATGATATTGCGCAATTTAGACAGAAGGCTTTGCCTCAAATGGCAGAGGCTGTTTTGCAAATGAACAAGCTGACCGATGAAGCGCAACAAACGATAAAAAAGATGGATAAAGGAAACGAATCCCAGAATATTTCGACCTAATGCCTAGTGAAGGATTTATGAAATCACCTTATCAGATTGAAAAAGTAGAATTAGATGATTTATTAAAAATGCAGTTGCTAAAAAAGCTCGACCAACTGGCGCATAAGAAAATCTTAGTTGTCGGGGATGTGGGAATTGATGAGTATATCATTGGTACGGTTAAAAGAATCAGCCCAGAAGCACCAGTGCCTGTTATCGACGTAGAGAATGAAGAAAAGCGCCTGGGTTTAGCGGCCAATGTGGCGCAAAATATTGTTAGCCTTGGTGGCCAAGTTTCTCTGCTTTCTGTCGTTGGCAAAGATTTTGGTGCTGATCTTTTAAAGAGTATTTTTGATGAAAGTCATATTCCTTGGATGGATATGATTGTGGATTCGCAACGTCCAACAACCAGAAAGACCAGAGTCATGGCTGGTCCCCATCACATTGTTCGAATTGATTACGAGTTAAAGAAATACATCTCTAAGGAAGTGCAAAAGGCATTATTTGGAAGATATCAAGCTATTATTAAAGATTATGACGCTGTTATTTTGGAAGATTACGCTAAAGGTATTTTTTCTATAGATCTGATGCAAAATTTGATTGAAACAGCTCACATAAATCACAAAAAAGTATATGTGGATCCACATCGTTCGAACCCATTAAGTTTTTATCAGCACTGTGATTTATTCAAACCCAACTATGATGAAGCTTTGATCTTAGCAGGTATGGATTTTGACGATTTAAGGGAAAATCCGGATAAAGTTTATATTGTTGGCAGAGCTTTGCAGCAAAAGCTTCAATCTCCTCGAATAGTACTTACTCGAGGAAAGGAAGGCATGACTATCTTCGATAAAGATAAAATAATTGAGGTTCCAACCTATGCGAAAAAAGTTTTCGATGTGACAGGGGCGGGAGATACAGTGATTGCGACCCTTGCTTTATCGCAAGCCGCTGGTT
It encodes:
- the rfaE1 gene encoding D-glycero-beta-D-manno-heptose-7-phosphate kinase, which gives rise to MKSPYQIEKVELDDLLKMQLLKKLDQLAHKKILVVGDVGIDEYIIGTVKRISPEAPVPVIDVENEEKRLGLAANVAQNIVSLGGQVSLLSVVGKDFGADLLKSIFDESHIPWMDMIVDSQRPTTRKTRVMAGPHHIVRIDYELKKYISKEVQKALFGRYQAIIKDYDAVILEDYAKGIFSIDLMQNLIETAHINHKKVYVDPHRSNPLSFYQHCDLFKPNYDEALILAGMDFDDLRENPDKVYIVGRALQQKLQSPRIVLTRGKEGMTIFDKDKIIEVPTYAKKVFDVTGAGDTVIATLALSQAAGFTVTESCVLANIAAGNVVGKIGCVPCDLGEMKEAISHFL